From the genome of Flavobacterium ovatum, one region includes:
- a CDS encoding GlmU family protein, with amino-acid sequence MNYILFDGPSRNALLPFTFTRPVADILIGIVTIRQKWEMYLGSTTTTLTEEYLSDKYPMVELEENVMINASFLPNEELVELIRDLAVNQAIFKGEEVVAFYSGENQEEIDFDDYEIIEFEYDVLTVNHPWDIFSKNGEAIRADFDFLTEDRQSQLIPKSVNVIAPKNIFIEEGAKLEFVTLNASTGPIYIGKDAEIMEGSVIRGPFALCEGATVKLASKIYGPTTVGSNSKVGGEVNNSVIFQNANKGHDGFLGNSVLGEWCNIGADSNNSNLKNNYEEVKLWNYETEGFTKTGLQFCGLMMGDHSKCGINTMFNTGTVVGVSANVFGTGFPRNFVPSFSWGGASGFSTYITKKAFQTAKLVMERRGVEFDEQEAAILEHVFEETKKWRKE; translated from the coding sequence ATGAACTATATACTTTTTGACGGTCCGTCTCGTAATGCATTGTTGCCATTTACTTTTACACGTCCAGTGGCTGATATCTTAATCGGAATTGTAACTATTCGCCAAAAATGGGAAATGTATTTGGGTTCTACCACTACTACATTGACTGAAGAATATTTGTCGGACAAATATCCGATGGTAGAATTGGAAGAAAATGTAATGATTAATGCTTCTTTTTTACCTAATGAAGAATTGGTAGAATTAATTAGAGATTTGGCTGTAAACCAAGCCATCTTTAAAGGAGAAGAAGTTGTTGCTTTTTATTCGGGTGAGAATCAAGAAGAAATTGATTTTGATGATTATGAAATTATTGAGTTCGAATATGATGTATTAACGGTAAACCATCCATGGGATATTTTTTCGAAAAACGGAGAAGCCATTCGTGCCGACTTTGATTTCTTAACCGAAGACCGCCAATCGCAACTAATCCCAAAGAGTGTAAATGTAATTGCACCCAAAAATATTTTTATCGAAGAAGGTGCAAAGTTAGAATTTGTAACACTAAACGCTTCGACTGGTCCTATTTATATCGGTAAAGATGCCGAAATCATGGAGGGTTCTGTGATCCGTGGCCCTTTTGCCTTGTGCGAAGGTGCAACGGTAAAACTAGCGTCCAAAATATACGGACCAACTACAGTTGGAAGTAATTCTAAAGTAGGAGGAGAAGTAAATAATTCGGTGATTTTTCAAAATGCAAACAAAGGACACGATGGTTTCTTAGGAAACTCTGTTCTTGGAGAATGGTGTAATATTGGAGCGGATAGTAATAATTCGAACCTGAAAAACAACTACGAAGAGGTGAAATTATGGAATTATGAAACCGAAGGTTTTACCAAAACAGGTTTACAGTTTTGTGGTTTGATGATGGGCGACCACAGCAAATGCGGAATCAATACGATGTTCAACACAGGAACTGTCGTTGGAGTAAGTGCAAACGTATTTGGAACGGGCTTCCCTCGTAATTTTGTTCCTAGTTTTTCTTGGGGTGGAGCTTCAGGATTTAGTACTTATATCACCAAAAAAGCATTCCAAACCGCAAAACTGGTTATGGAACGCAGAGGGGTAGAATTTGATGAGCAAGAAGCAGCTATTCTAGAACACGTTTTTGAAGAAACTAAAAAGTGGAGAAAGGAATAG